Below is a genomic region from Bos javanicus breed banteng chromosome 13, ARS-OSU_banteng_1.0, whole genome shotgun sequence.
GAGACCTTCCGGGAGAAGTTCCCCCACATCAGGCTGACGCTGAGCAAGATCAGGAGGTGAGGAGGCCTGGGTTGTCCCCAAGCCTGTGGCATCCCCGTGCCCACAGCCCAGCCAGCTCAGCCCTTCTCTCCTATCCCCCATGGAGTCCTGAGCTTGAGAAACCCAAGGCCCCTCTCCTAAGCCCACCCTCCTTCTGTCCAGCTCGACCAACCCCGGCAGCTCCCTGCCACCTCCTTGGTCAGgcgccctcagttcagttcagtcgctcagtcgtgtccgactcgttgcgacccatgaatcacagcatgccaggcctccctgtccatcaccaactctcggagtttacccaaactcatgtccatcgagtcggtaatgccatccagccatctcatcctctgttgtttccttctcctcctgcccccaatccctcccagcatcagggtcttttccagtgagtcaactcttcgcatgaggtggccaaagaattggagtttcagctttagcatcagtccttccattgaacacccaggactgatctcctttaggatggactggttggatctccttgcggtccaagggactctcaaagagtctcctccaacaccacagttcaaaagcatcaattcttcggctctcagccttcttcacagtccaactctcatatccatacatgaccataggaaaaaccataaccttgactagatggacctttgttgacaaagtaatgtctctgtttttgaatatgctatctaggttggtcataactttgcttccaaggagtaagcgtcttttaatttcatggctgcagtcaccatctgcagtgattttggagccccaaaaattagtctgacactgtttccactgtttccccatctatttcccatgaagtgatgggaccagatgccatgatcttcgttttctgaatgttgagctttaagccaactttttcactttactctttcactttcatcaagaggctttttagttcctcttcactttctgccatgagggtggtatcatctgcatatctgagattattgatatttctcccggcaatcttgattccagcttgtgcttcttccagaccagtctttctcatgatgtactctgcatataagttaaataagcagggtgacaatatacagccttgatgtacgcctttatttggaaccagtctgtttttccatgtccagttctaactgttgcttcctgacctgcatatataggtttctcaagaggcaggtcaggtggtctggtattcccatctctttcagaattttccgcagtttattgtgatccacacagtcaaaggttttggcatagtccataaagcaaaaatagatgtttttctggaactctcttgctttttcgatgatccagaggatgttggcaatttgatctctggttcctttgccttttctgaaaccagcttgaacatctggaagttcatggttcacgtattgctgaagcctggcttggagaatttttagcattactttactagcgtgtgagatgagtgcaagtgtgtggtagtttgagcattctttggcattgcctttctttgggattggaatgaaaactgaccttttccagtcctgtggccactgctgagttttccaaatttgctggcatattgagtgcagcactttcacagcatcgtctttcagcatttgaaatagctcaactggaattccatcacctccactagctttgtttgtagtgatgctttctaaggcccacttgactttacattccaggatgtctggctctaggtgagtgatcacaccatcgtgattatctgggtcctgaagatcttttttgtacagttattttgtgtattcttgccacctcttcttaatatcttctgcttctgttaggttcataccatttctgtcctttatcgagccctgGCTGCTGCTTATTCCTGCCCACACCTGCAGGGGGCCCCCACACCAGCGCCCACAGCCCCTGAGCCGGCCGCTGACCGTCCCCACCTGATCGGTAGGAGGTCAAGGCCCCACATGAGCTGCCCACACACCCCCTCGATGCCTTGGCActgcccttccctccccacactGGTCCCCTCGCTGCCACAGGAGGGCAGGGACCCAGTCCTCTGTGGTGTCCGTTTGTGGACAGTGCGGGTGCTGTGGGCCGAACAGTGACCAAGACCAGCCTGCCGCTGCCCCCGACCACCCCAGCTATGGGCCCTTGTGCTGGGCCGCGCCCTCCGGGAGGAAATGGCGATTTTCCCAGGGCCCAAAGACACGCCCCCCAAGCGGGGAGTGGCCACTTCCCAGCCCCACAGCCCGTGGCTCCGTGTGAACCCGCAGTTTGAAACGAGAGATGCGGAACCTGTCCGAGGAGTGTGGCTTGGAGCCCGTGACCGTGTCCATGGCCTATGTGTACTTTGAGAAGCTGGTGTTGCAGGGTAAGCTCAACAAGCAGAACCGCAAGCTATGCGCCGGCGCCTGCGTGCTGCTGGCCGCCAAGATCAGCAGCGACCTGCGCAAGAGCGACGTGAAGCAGCTCATCGACGTGAGTACGGGCCGCCCCCGCCCCTAACCCTCCGGGTCTCAGAGGAGGGCCCGGCCCCTACCCCTGGCCCGGCCCCTGAGCAGCGGCCCGGCTCAACCCCTCTTTCTTCTTGGACGCAGAAGTTAGAAGAAAGGTTTCGGTTCAACCGACGGGATCTCATCGGCTTTGAGTTCACAGTGCTCGTGGCCTTGGAGCTCGCTCTGTACCTCCCTGAGAACCAGGTGTTACCTCATTACAGACGCCTCACACAGCAGTTCTAGCCGGCCAGCCTCCACACCCTGGCTTCCAGTCCTAAGCACACCACACCGCCACGGTACTTCTGAGAGCCCTTCTGCGTGCTGCTGAACAGACCTGGGGCTCTGTCAGTGCTTCTCATTTTCCTGTGCCTACGACTGCTCTGGCACCAGGACTTTGGTCTACAGCGTCCAGTGGTGTTATCCACCGTGCTTCTCCTCTGCGTCACCCAGCCTTCTGCTGCTGTCAGAGCCGCCGCGCTGGTGTCTCGTGGAGGCCTGGGTTTCCAGACCCTACTGCAGACGCTGGATTGCTGGACTTAACCCATGGGAGCATTAATCTCGGCTATTTGGGGTTTTCGGAGGTGGAGACCGCACTGTggaaccccccaccccctcagcccAGCCCCTAGGGGTGTCTGCCCACCTCCCCATATCCACAAGCAGAGCTCTGCATCAGCCTAAGCCAACGGGGGCAGACTCCTGGTTAGTTGTGATCTCATTTTTTACTCTCAGACCTCTGTTTTTTCAAGGATCGCGTCACTGTGAAGTCCTGAGGGCCCGGGTGGCAGGTACCCCAGCTGGCCTCTCCATGGAACCAGCCTGCACCACGCAGGGATCTGTCTCACCAGAAAACCCCACTTGCTTATGACACCCAGGACCTTCAGAATGACTGGATTGCTGGTTCTTGATCTTCCTAAGCAATATGgcggtggcggggggagggggggggatgTACTTATTATCATTTAGGATTTGGTTCTGTGGGTCTTTTTCTAAGGGAACAAAAACTGGTTAAACAAGGTCTGCTGAGGATGTGACCTGAACCACACTTGATCTTCCAAGCGGGGAAGAAGACAGACCACTTCAACTGTCCTGCTCATGAGGGTAAAGGCTCTGCCTTCCTCCCAGGCAGGAAGGGAAAGCCACCTTGGCCAGAGCAGTGGTCACACCAGGCAGACCCCAAAGGCTGGTCGTTGTCCAGGGCAGGCCTGTGTCCAGCTCGTCTGCCTCACCAGGCTACATGTTACCCAGTTCTTCCACTTGCTGCCCCACCATAAACACTGAAGACCTAGGACTGGAGCTTCTTCACCAGCCAGCTGCTCTCAGAAAGGACCGTGTCGGCTGGGCCATCAAGCTGCGTCCCACTATTGTCCCAAGAACCTCACTGGAGGGGTGCCGGGGTAGCCCCACACTGCATCCTGTCCATGTGGACTGGTCCTTTTGCAGAAGAGATGCCAGCCCTTATCAGCGCATTCCACCACCAGTAGCTCAGCAAGATCTCAGCCCAGGAGGGCACAGGGATCCCCGCAGGGGTGCAGAACAGCTGCCCTACCCCACTCGCTGCTCTTCTTCCTTGGTCACTTGCTTAGGTTCAGGAGGACTGCAGGAAGGAATCCGAAGCTCAACTCTGTACCCAAccttatttattgagtgcctcttTCCTGTTCTCCCCCCAGGACACCCCAAAACTCTGATGTGCACCAAGGGGGCTTGAAAGATGAAGCTGCTAGGCCCCAGGCAATCCTTGAAGGTGTCCAGTATCTCAAGGATACTTCTGTTACAAGCACCTGAAGGGACCAACTTCCAAAATGTACGTGCTGGTTTACAGTTAGCTTTGAGGAACACATCTTGAGAATTTCGGTACAAATGTTAGAATGGCAATACAGTGTTTATATAGTGAGAACTAGTCATTCACCAGGCCCTGTAACCTTCCCTTTAGTGTGTTGTGTCCTTGTTAATGTCAAGAGCTGCCACTGTGTGGTACTCAAGTGAAGCCAGTATTTAAGGAATTAAACTTCAGCCTGAACTGTCACCCCAGACACCTGTGTCCAAGGGGCTGGGGCTACTCCCTCAGTGCCTAGGAGGCACCATAGGCTTAaaatgtgtgctaagtggctGTCTGACCTCACTGTCAAGTGTCAAGGATCTGTTTgcaaaaattaatgtatttgtgCTTTAAGTAAAAATTTGGTTTTGCAACACGTGTCATAGGCTGCCTTTCAGCTATCACCCCCAACACTCCAGAGCCCAGAAGagcccaccgccccccccccccaaaaaaaaacacagaatgaagcaggtaaGTTTTCACTATTTATTTATAACAAATATTCCATGTCCGGGATGCTCTTCAGTCAGAAGTTCCTGGAACAAAAAAGGACATTAAAACCTGGTTTCTGAAGCATCCTAGGCCCCAGTGCCCAAACTCCAGTCCTCTTACTTTGAAACGATGCCATCAGCCTTGGCCAGCCGGAGAATGGAGTCATCTGACTCGCCCTAGGGAAAAAAGCAGGTTGGGACCAGCTGCTCTTCTAGCCAGAAATCCCGCCCAGCTGCCCACTGGTTGGACCAAGTGGAGACTAGCTAGCAACAGGCAGACCGTCGACTCTACAGTGGGGGACAGGGTCTCAAGGAGGTCCCTGTGACAACCGAAAAGCTCCGAGGTTTTCCAAGGTGGGGTGGCCCTTTTTTTGGATCCTGAGCGTCCTATTTCCACCCCCAGGAAGAGGCTGGCAACCAGCACAATCTGAGCCAAGAGGCTCCAGTCCATTTCGCCAACAAACCCGCTCAGGCTTGGGGACAGCGAGGGGGACGCTATTCCGGTTCAAAAGCCCACAAGGTAAGCGCGAAGCCCCGAGACACACACCATCCTGCGAATGGCCCCGCAGATAGCGTAGGTTTTAAACTGGCCGTTAAACCTGCCCGTCACCTTGTCAacctaaaaattgaaaaaaggagTCATAAAGAGGTGCCCAAGCATCTTCGGGTCGAAACTTGAGGTTTGGAAATCAACGTGCAAGTCCGCCCGACCTCGCCCCCCTCACCCAGCGGGTAGGCCCTGCGGCCGCCCAGCTCACCTCGGCCACGTTCATCTGGATGGACGCGTGGTCCTTGGCGCCGATGATACGGTTGCTGGCGGAGCTGCGGGGGAAGCGCAGTGAGCGGGGAGATGTAGGTTGGGTGTGGGGGgtttaggggcaggagaaggggacgctcACCATTTCCGCGGCACATACAGGTCCACGAACTCACCGGCGTCGTTCTGCATGTTGAGCCAGCGTCTGCGGGACCCCAAGGCGGCTTCGTGAGGGCGGACCGTGTCCGCGcgcccctcccagcccagccccgaCCAAGCGCGCTAGGCTATGTTCCCGTCCCGATCCCGGGCCCAGCGCCGTCCCCCTACCCCCCGACCGCGAGCCCTAAAGCCGTTCTCCTGCACCGGTCCCAGACCTCGTGCCATCCTCCCTCCCGACCTCGGGCTCCGCGCCGTCCCCCTTGCCCGGACGCCGGCCGCGCAGCCCACCTGATGGCACCACGATGAGCTCGAGAGCAGAAAGGAAGCGCCACTTCCCCCGGCAGCGCTATtggcgggaggggcggggcctcggCGAGTACTTCCGGGTCCCGCGCCCCGCCGCGAGTTTGCGCGGGGTCGGAGGAGGGGGCGGTCCGGTCAGTGTGACGCATTTCCGCTTCCAGTGGTCGGAAACTTCCAGGCGTCCCACGGATTTGGGCGGGCTGCTGGTGCGAACTTGCGAGATCGTAGGTGGGCGCGTCTTCGCAGCGGTGGTTTTCGCCCCGGTGGGCGCTTCCCGCCGCTGGGATCGGCCAGTGCCAAGGGCACCCAGGCAGGACCCGACGCAGGTGGGAGGGCGGGAGTGCTGGCACGAGCCGGGTTGTCAGCACGTGGGAGCTTCAGATCTCTCCGGGGGTCTTACCCCAGGGCCAAGCCAAGCACCGCGAAGATGGACACAGACGGGGCGCCGCTGGTTATAAGAGCAAGAGAGAGCCCTGGGGTCCTGAAGGAGGAGTGGCAGGGCTCGGGTGACGGGCTTCTCCCGAAAATGGAACTTAACTGCCCCAGAAACCCGGGTCTGAGCTAGAAAGGAGTTTGGCCACGCCTCGTGACGGAGCCAGGTCAGACCCGCACGGCGGGTGCTCAGCACTATCTGGGCCCTGCTCAGGATCCTTCCGCCACATCAGTCCCACTCCATCCTCCCCGGAGCAGTCTATGCCAGGCCCGTCCCTGGTGCGAGAGTCTGttaatgaagaaaacagaaaaactccaGGCTGCAGAGCTAACTCCAGAGCCCCCCGTCCCGCAATCCTGTGATTGTGCCCCGCCATCTCAGCTGAAACACCCCCTTGGGACTTCATCTTTCATATGAGAGAGAGGGCCCCTCGGGGGTCGACTCCAGAGCTTGTACACCCCGCCGCCCCTGCTGCCCAGGGCCGAGCCCGGCAGTGGAGTCTCGGAAATCCCGATACCTCTTACTCCGCAAACCCGCCCGGTCCTCCAAGATTGGGTACCCCCTCACTTCCCCGACTCAAGTCTCCGTGAGGTCGCACAGATGAGGGCTCTTCCAGGGCTGTGTCTGCTCACCTTGTGGCGACTGCGAATGATCCTGGTCGGCCTGTCCTCACGGTGCTCCATTTGAGTCACAGCCAACTTCTGTATAGGTCCGGGAGGGTTTAATGTCTGGGCCTGGTCAGGGCTGAGGCTTCTCATACCTGGAAACCAGTGTTCGAGTGCCAGTGTGTTTGCTGTTGCTTCCACTGGGCTCTGGCAGCTGGGCCTCAGGTCACTAAGGCCAGTGCCCTGTAGGAAGGTCATCATTCCCTGTTGGTGCCAGCTGGAGATGTGTGCCCTTTCCAGGACCCCCAGCACATGCAGGGACATCACGTGTTTATGCTTGTGGTTGTATTATGGACCAGGGTTCTTGTCCTCCCTGCAtgcatgtgtactaagttgcttcggactctgcgaccacatggactgtagccctccaggctcctctatccatggagttctccaggcaagaatactggagtgggctgccatgccctcctccagggaatcttcccaactcaggggttgaacctggatctcctgcactggcaggtggattcttcaccactagcaccacctgggaagcctttcttgTCCTCCCTAGTCGATAGAAATTGATATGAGATGAgataagaaattcaggcaaggctttatcaGGGTTCCTGCTGCAGTAGGAAGGAGTGAAAACAAGTAATAGGTTCCCTTGTCCGCTCCATTATGTGGCGTGAGCGTAGGAATGGGTCCAGGGATTGGGCTGGAGGGgagcttaggtggtttgcccatcTCTGGTAGTGTTGAGTGCAAGGGGCATGCGCTGGTACCGTGCTTTTGCTTCCAGCTCTTTAGAAGGGGCAGTTGGATTTTTAATCTGTGTCCTGTCCATAGTTTGCTTCACTTGCACGTGTAACAAAATCCACTCACACCCATTAGAATGACTacaatgaatttgaaaaaataagtgtTGAGGCTGTGGAGAAATTGAAATCCTGTGCATTGTTGGTAGAAGGTAAAATGGTATAGCTGCTGTGGAAACAGTACAGTGGtttttcaaaaacttaaaaatagaactgccatacgacccaacaattccatttctaggtTACTTACCCAAAAGAAAGCGGTGTCTTGAAGAGATTTGTACagccatgttcacagcagcattattcacaatagtctaTGATGGAAGCAACCCACGTGTCTGGGTGGGTGAAGGGATAAGCAGGATATGGTCTATGCACACAGTGGAATGTTGTTCATCTTTAAAAAGGAGGGAAATTGTGACAAGcatatggatgaaacttgagaaaCTGTgctaaaataagccagtcacaagtACAGTGTAATTCCAGTTACACAAGGTGCCTAGAGGAGTCGAATAACAAcggcgggggctgggggcggggggttaGTGTCTAATGGGCATACAGCTCCATTCTGCAAGGTGAGGAAGTTgtagagatggatggtggtgatggctgcacaacattatgaatgtatttaataccactgaactgcacacttaatGGTCAAGGCggtaagttttatttatattatcacaataaaaaatattttaaatactatagGACACGCATGGACACACAGAAGACAACACAGTCTCTTCCGGGTGGGGCCAGAGTTCCTCAGGCCAAGTTCTTCAAAAGGAAGTTCTGTGACCCCACCCCCTGGCAGTGAAATCTATATGAATGAGCCCCTCTTTGAGAAACTGCTTTGtctgtttaaataaattttaaaaataagaagagaCCCTGCTGTCCCAGGTCCCACAGACAGGAGCGAGTGGTCCCTGAAGGGAGCCAGCTGGGCCTTCCATCAGCAGTGCCCCTGTCATCTGAAGTCAGGCGTGGGGTCGGGGGGCAGCTGCTCAGGCTGGAGGCTGAGGGAGGTCGGAACTCAGGAGAGATGTCCCTGCCTGTACTCTGCCCAGCAGCCACTATGGGGTGCCCAAGAGCTGTGCCTAGCCCTGCAGGCATCCCTGGGCGGGGCTCAAGGACAGAGGCTCATCAGTCGCTTTCCTGCTGGCTGTAGGGGGCTGGCCATCTCCCTCAGGCCTCTGGCCCCCAGCCAAGGGGTGACTTGTTTACTGAGCTTCCTATGAGGGCTCCAGGTTGGGAAAGGGCCAGAGGCTGGGTGGGGtgaaggggttgggggcaggaggacctGGCGCTTGAAGATGCTGTCCTCCTGGGGCAGCCCCCAGGGGCTCAGAGCAGCAGCTGTTGAGCAGGGTGGTCCCCATCAGGATCCTTGAGCACCTCCAGGCCTGCAGAACCTACACCTCTTCCTGCCCCCTGCACCCCAAGTGCTCTAGATCACCCCACCTTGCATTATCACATTAGGACGACAGGCTGACCTTGcaccctcctcctgcctcttagCTGTGTGGCCAGTCACTTAGCTGTCTCTCCTCCCGGCTGCAAAGTGGGGACAGTGGTAAGAGCACCACCCGGAAGGGTTAACACGCCTGGGGAGCTCAGAGTGGACGCGGCAGTCGGTCCTCAGCCCCACTGTCACCACCAGCGTCACTGTCACCCTCAGCACCACCGCCGCCACCATCATTTGGGTTGTTATGCCGTGACCCCAGGTCTACACGGCTGTAGAGCTGACTCCTGGGTTGACTTGAAGCCGCATCTCACCACCCGCATCTCACACACGACCCCATTCAGGCTGCCCAGTAGGGTGCTGGTGGCCAGAGGTGTTGGCCAGTGTCCGCGTCCAGCATCCACTGCCCATTCACCTGCACTGTCCTGGGGCCTACCCCATGGCAGGTAAGCAGGGCTCAGATGCATGGGACACAGCCTTCCTGGGCAGGGGGCTGAGGGGCACCTCCTGGCTCCTCCCAGAGCAGCTGTGTCTGGGCTGGGTGGGGCCCGGGCAGCCTGACACGCATTGTGTGTGGAGGGGAACCAGCCCCGAAACCAGGAAACCCTCCTTCCGGGCCTGGGCGCGGGCCCAGGGTGAGCCACAGGTCAGGGCCAAGGGACAGGATTCTCCCCGTGCAAACCTAGCCAGGAGTTGCAGCCATCAGCCTGTCCTGCCTGCCCTGGTTCCCTGGGAGAAGGTCCAGCTGTGGACACAGACCTGCCTCAGAGGGACTCCAGCAGGCCCTGGTGCCACCGCCGCCAGCCACAACTCCAGACTGTCCTCTGGTCTCAAGGAGACAGGCGGTTCCGTCTGACTCTAAGTCTCCCTAGTCTCTGTGAGCTTAAGGGAGGTCCCAGCAGGTGTGCAGCCCCAGCATGTAGGTCTGACCTCAGTGACCTGGGGTGTGGGGCCTTGGGCACTGGTACTCACAGGCCGTCAGGGCCAGGAGCCTGAGAGCGTCCAGCCGGTCACcctttctgttctattttattttgtcgttctattttatttgttgttcagtcgcttagtcctgtctgactctgcgagtccatggactagcatgccaggcttccgtctTTTACTATCTTCCAgtgtgtgtgttagccgctcagagtgtctgactctttgcaaccccaggaactgtagcccaccaggctcctctgtccatggaattctccaggcaagaatactggagtgagttgccatttttttctccaggggatcttcccaacccggggatcaaacctgggtctcctgcattacagatggattctttatcctctgagccaccagggaagcccagagtttgctcaaactattCTACTGTGTTAGACTTTTTCATTGAGATATAACCCACACGTGGTGATAAGGAACACAGACCATAagtgaccccccacccccctggtTTTTACATCTGCCTTCACAAACGCAGGCAGAGTGTGCTGCAGACTGTGCTGGCATTGGGGCAGCATCTGGAtaggcctctcccctccccacctggctCCCAGGAGGCCTTCACGGACCTCTTTACCAGTTACGTGTACAGACAttctggaggtggggtgggggcctaAGCTGGGCACCTGGACCCCCACTGACACGTAACAGAGAGCACTATGAGATCAGAGACACCCAGGAATGTCTCGTCTTCTGGCCCCACCCCTCCCTCGGGGCCAGGCTACAAGGGCTGAGCCAAGGGACAGGAATGGAGGCACTTCCACCCCAGGCGTGCACGCAGCAGCCAGCTGGCTCATCCCAGTGGACACGCCACAGGCTCACCACGCTGGCCAGAGGCCAAGACATTCCAGCCAAACTGggtggagtttcaggttcaaagCAAGAAGGCTGCAAGGCCCACCTTTACTCCTGGGCCAGGCCCGCCAGGGGGACACCAGGTTCTATCCCCAAGCTGACCTCTGATCCCACCCAGGTGGCCCCATGGCCACCCTGAGAGGATGTGCAATTATGAGCCCACTGTACAgagcaggaaactgaggccaagggaGAGGAAGTGGCTCCTCCAGAGTTACAGAaccagggcacagggcagggcTTGACCCAGCCTGGAGCTCTGGGGTTGGGGGATGGGACATAGTGCAGCCAGAACGGGGCCTTGGACAGGAAGACAGGAACCCCCCAACACTGCCCCATGCCCAAGCCCAAAGCTGAGCCCTAAGGAGGCTTAACTCCGGAGCAGGGGTGTGGGGGTCCCTCATCTGCCCAGTGGGGACACCCAGCTGGGAGCCTGGAATGGACTAGAGAGGAAGGCTCTCCCTTGGCCCCTGGTGGTGATAATCTGCCCGCAGGGCCCAGCCTCTGAGCACCAGGCAGTGAGTGTGTCAGCAGCTGCTGGAACATGCCCAGAGGCAGAGGTTTGCTGGGCCTGGAGAGCGCAGGTGGAGGGTGAGGGGACCCAAATTCCTGCCCCGGTGCGGAGCCTAGCCCAGGCTTGTCTCGCTCTGCCCATCCCCagctctcccctccctgcccagctctgcAAATCCTCTGAGGTCCCAGGATGTCCAGCAGGGCCCAGCCAGGAGTTGCCTCTGCCCCCCCACCCACTATGACCTCATGCAGATGACTGAGGGCAGGTGGCTGTCCTGTGGCCCCAGGCGAGTCCTGGGCCCTGCAGCGTTCAGGACAGGTGACCCCTGTCCCCAGGGAGCTCCTgtacctgttgttgttcagtcactaagtcgtgtttgaccctttgctaccccagggactgcagcactccagcttccctgtccttcactatctcccagagcttgctcaaactcatgtccatcgagtcagtgatgctatccaaccatctcatcctctgtcatccccttctcctcctgccttcaatctttcccagcatcggggtcttttccaatgagtcgtctcttcacatcgttgcatcaggtggccaaagtactggagcttcagcttcagcatctgtccttcccgtgaatattcagggttgatttcctttaggattgactggtttgatcttcttgctgttcagGGGACTCAATGGTCTTCTCCggcaccagtttgaaagcatcagttctccaggAGAAGACGACAATAAGCATCTCATCTCAGGAAGGTCTGGGGCAGTGGGTCTCATCTGGGAATGTTCCTTCCCCACCCTGCCCAGGATACACAGCAGTACGCTGTCCTGACTTGAGGCAGGGAGGTTGCTGTAGCCACAATTGGGTggagaccagggatgctgctcGAAACCCCACAGCACCCAGGATGACCCATAGGGAGGCGTCCAGCCCAGAACGCCAGTGGGGCCTGGTCTA
It encodes:
- the RPS21 gene encoding small ribosomal subunit protein eS21 isoform X1, translating into MQNDAGEFVDLYVPRKCSASNRIIGAKDHASIQMNVAEVDKVTGRFNGQFKTYAICGAIRRMGESDDSILRLAKADGIVSKNF
- the RPS21 gene encoding small ribosomal subunit protein eS21 isoform X2: MQNDAGEFVDLYVPRKCSASNRIIGAKDHASIQMNVAEVDKVTGRFNGQFKTYAICGAIRRMGESDDSILRLAKADGIVSK